The sequence GGCCTTCCTCCATATCGTCGCTCCAGATTGTGTCGTTTCTATTGCCGCGACTGTTACCTTGAGGCTTGGTGCTTGGCATTCAGGTctccggcaatgatatactgaccTTGTCTCCGCGTTAGCTTgatgatgtccctccgaagggcggcCGATGAGCCATCGCCGACTTTGGCTTGGATTGGGCAATAcaccgcgatgagcgcgatcgtgccgacagaagtggtgctttcgacaccgatggcctcgatgacactgaccttttttatttttatatttttttttacaagggagaatgtaTTTACAcctgcattgtagttgccaaactaccacacggaagtgtgctggagtgtcggactcgacagTACCGGTAATATCGACTAAACTCCTTGGGCTCCGCCATCATTCCCCCCAGGGACTGCCTCACAGTACTACTTCTGGCTAAACGTACTCGCttattctcgctcacacaggcacccgtcccatgcaagtcttacttgggtgctcactcttTCGCACCCTCTAACACACCCTACATGCTCTGTTGCACCTCTATCATGCCATGTAGGTCTGATTTGTGTggccacccttctcatgccatgtgggtctgacttgtgtgcccacccttctcataccgtgtgagtctgacttgtatgctcaCCCAAACACTTGATTGACACTGAGCTgaaagcttggaagcagacgacaattcatgttgtagcgaagagcgatggccacaccacctcccctagtagccattttcaatgatgaacatgcctagagtgaagacctggtctgctttggacagtccttggttgtagcccgatgtttgtctccgcagttggcgcacttgcgatcagccacctccattttgtcgcactcttcggtcggatggggttcgccacacttgttgcgcGCGGCTTCATGTGGCAGTTACTGGTGCCGTGTCCAAAGTTGAAGCatttggtgcactgcgtgacgtcgcagTGCACTGCCcaatatcgctcccagtcaacgacggtgtaatttataacgccgaccagcttcagttccttccacgtggtggagccgtgctccaggtgggccaggtaaagctggtcgcgatgtctcctcgtcttgtcgtgaggggcgatcttgtgcacggctactggcttcaggcCGCAGCTCTCGAGTTCCGCAATGAGATCTTCTTTCTTCATGTCATGAGCCCTCGTAGCAAATCGGCTTCGTACCGGGGTGGTCATGAatgattgatgatggtccttgttcaccggcatcactttcacgccctcgctgcagagccgaaaagtacattccagccccttagcgatcagctggcaaATTTTCGGGcgcaaatccggcggatcgcccttcacaaacacttctccttccgctccagTTGCActtgcggcagctgcgattgctgctgctttatctttttcggcggattgccggcgtcaacAAGCAAAGGCAAACGTTGCTCTGCCAAAGTTGCTTGGAGGGGTCTCTTCAGAAGTGCCGTTTCAGtaatgccctcaaagaagtttaagattcgcaacctgtattaaaatcgattactaattattgaaaCGATTAAATAAGATGCGATTTTCGTTGAGTGAAAGCTCCTGAgcattccttttagctatataggttttcttttaacctgcgctaaATGAGAAAGCGCCATTATCAGTcagaataatggaaaaataaatttccccattgCTAATTCATCATcattgctaaatcagttttaatccactcagaacatgatacagaatcagatgagcgttgcggagcaaaatcgattttttgagccATCCTCATAATTATATTTACAGTGAAAATGGGATGTGTTTTATGTGTTGTCAAGTGAATTTCTAAAGGATATGTTTGTTTTATCTAAAAATTGAGTGAAaaacaatgttgtgaaaaaagatttttgttttttttttcaaatttagttaagtgtaattttgttctgtttatttttttgtattgtaGTTGATTGATGCTGTAGAGATTGATGCAGACTAAACAATTGatgaaatattatatattatttatattattaccCGCGTAAAACAACCTTAATGTATTGTGTGTGATTCCAATGCATAAACTAATCAtttaaatattgatttatttttctgGAAATGGCTAAAACCTGTATCTCTCAATTATCACAAGTTATTTCcgttagaaatattttttatgattgaCGTATAATAAATTAATTGTAATATGATTGTATCTGTACGGTGCAATTTTGATAAAccaatttgaaaattcttttcatGGATTCTGAATGTGCTGTTACATGTGCTCCTTAGTGCATCAATCGACTTTAGCCGTTTCAAATGCTTTCTATCATATATTTATGTTGCCACTTGGCATCAGCATCGTCTCGGCAGCAACAATCGATATTTTCACTTTGccaaattgatttcattttccAGAAGATTGCGAATTACACTAAAAATAGGTCAACATGTCATACTCACATGCTTTCGGTTTATCGACTTAAACAACGTTGCATTCTTCTCTACCGTTCCTTCTCACAGGCGCTCCTGGTGCAGGTCAAATGCTTTGAAGAAATCATTTCCATCGGTTACTCAGTATACCGGATTCATGGACTGCCATGGTTCAGGAGTCTATCGTGGTATTTCCTCGTCACTTCCAACTACTTCTTCTATGGCGAAAATCTGGTCGACTACTTCGGAGTTGCCGTCAATCGAGTGGTGAGTAgcttttaaatatattcaaGTGTTATGATCTTTCAAAAACTATCTGTCTATTCATTACAGGATTCCCTCCGTTTCTTGGTCAAATACCACCGCTTCCTGTCGTTCTGCTTGTACTGCATTGGATTTGTATGGTTCGTGCTATCGCTAGTTAAGAAATACTACATGAAACAGTTCAGTCTGTTCGCATGGACTCACGTGGCCCTGCTGATTGTGGTCACCCAAAGCTACTTGatcattcagaatattttcgAGGGGTTGATCTGGTTCATCGTGCCGGTGTCGATGATCGTCTGCAACGACGTGATGGCGTACATGTTCGGGTTCTTCTTCGGGCGGACACCGCTCATCAAGCTTAGCCCCAAGAAGACCTGGGAAGGCTTCATCGGAGGTGGATTTGCAACGGTGCTTTTCGGATTGCTGTTTTCATACTGGCTTTGTCAGTTCCAGTACTTTGTCTGTCCGATACAGTATTCGGAGAGCGCTGGTCGGATGACGATCGAATGTGAACCGAGTTATCTATTCCAGCCACAGGAGTACAACTTCCCTCTGGTAATTAAATAGAGTGTAATTGGTTTATATTGACTTAactatttcttttgttttcAGTTCGGAGCGGTGCGATCGGTCACAATCTACCCATTCATGCTGCATTCACTGTCCTTGAGTATCTTTAGTTCCGTAATCGGACCATTCGGTGGATTTTTCGCATCTGGATTTAAGCGAGCGTTCAAAATCAAGGTAAGTTTAAACTTTCTATGGAGTTTCAAATGTGGGAACGTAGCATATGTTCTCCCCAGTTTCTCAATACATGGATATAAAATGATCaagaatgattttttggcttgtgtttttttgcaaatttccatGCCGTTGAACGTGGAgcaattgttaaaaaaaacatcacaATAGTCTTCTACAGCCGTggtacgcatatttgtcctatGTTGGGATGGCACAGTTATAGCTGTAACGACAGCGTATTACTCGATGCGAAAGCCAATCTTATTTTTTATAACGGCGCTGCGATATAGATTTTGGTTTCTCGGCTCTTTGTGGCACAAATAAAATTTAGTTGTCGGCGTTGCTGCAACCAGCTTGCCCTTTATTGGGGTGCGTGACGCTAGGCATAAGCACGTTAGGAacaattctgccttctttatgttaTTGGCTGTTCTTTGGCCTATTTTAACGTACTTAGGGTAAGGTgaggcaagatgggtcacgagGTAAGACGGGTCAGTGCCGTTTTGAACAACGTATACATTTTAATGCAGAGATTATGTCTTTGTAagaggaatttaaaaaatctcaaaGCGTGTGCGCTAGAAAAGGGCGCAGTTATATGGAAAAACTAAAACTTCATCAAGGTTTGATCAGGTgaaatcaaggtttttctgaatcgttttgggaccccgtGCAAAAGATGGGCTTGATTGATTGCGTccccgctttccgcatcgcgtttgaaatttatatgggaaaacGTCTTTTTGGTGAAATGGTGAAATGCAACCTCtaagcggcttcaatttatcgtcaatcacgtgactcataACTATATACTGTCTAAAAAAAGCCGAAACACTTTGTTGAAGAAGGTAGGTTGCTGGaacgtctacaaaaaatgttataatgCTTTGAAGATTGATTGTTCGAACCTTATGGAAGAAATctatgtttctgccagcactaccgggtATCCTATGGTAGTTTGTGGTCAAAActtatcttccttcttgtccCGATTCTCACGTTGATAAACGATTCCGTATAAATCCAAATAGCATCCTAGCCCTATAAggtcaataattttgaaataacactcagttaaatgtAGTtcagcagtgctggcagaataatcgattttttgcatatggtttgaacaagcaATCTTCAAAgggttataacttttttgtggACATTCCAGCAACgaactttcttcagcaaagtgttTCGGCATGTAtcgggttatactttaacacagtggtgctcagcattttgtgCGTTTTTTCCCTTAACTTGCTTGTCACACAATGAAAATCAGCTTTCACCCTACATgttagtacttggacgaaagttttcaaatatatctatcagttggagatatgcacattttattttctggtatatataacaatgacagaaaaagtggtacatgtcagttccacccactaaaatcagcgtatttaaaagaaaattcggcAACATGACTATTTTCACAACAGATtttaatcctattttgaatttcaagatagtttactaccgtttagaatgattttaaaaatgtacatgtaccacttttactgtcaacgtttttcggtttctgtttccttttgttcccattaatagtggtacatgtgcaatttgttccaataaacttgaaatttgtcataaacttCGCTTTTTTTCACTACACTatctttaggcacatcagtcataacatgttggtacagtttagttgcaaaaaattgcaaatatgaatttattattcgatgtttttgggaaatgcgtctcctgaaaaaaatactcaatgtaacatgtgctcctttcgctggcaccggttcatatatTCATCCCATCGCGAAACAGAGAAAtccggcaccaatttcgtcgcttctttttgctaacatgcgtgctcactgctgaaaaaaaatcacaaaaattagaaacaaatcaaattctttttcattgctttgtttttcatgggatgaatatcggagctatgagatgaagtctaagagcagtaaccctactatgtctgaaactcgattatgcatatgtacaacatgtgatagatttagttcggaaaaccctacttcattgaaagccgttgctgatgaaacaagtgtgtaggagccggacaatactaaattctcatcctacttggttggcatttgtacaaaaatacatatgagagagttagttctgaaaatgtattgcgagagttcggctgatgcccggtgctgggaatttggtttcataaGTACCcactaagctgcggaggacgacggaggtccttcgtagcttagtagggaaagcacctgtactggtttcgtgggatcaaacctcaCCGAAgcagcggttaccctccaatacctttgtcgaactaaatctatcacatgttgtgcatatgcataatcgggtttcagacatagtaattccAAGCTGCCTAAACATCTGTCGTGTCTATAAACACAACCATTTCCCTTCCTAAAAATAACTCCCTAAGACGATGCTCACCGGTGCGTATCCATCCAACAAAGTAATGAAGagtaatttggtttgtttcatatttttgtgctttttccagcagtgagcatgcatgttagcaaaaataagcgacgagtttgatgatgtttttctttgtttcgcgatgagatgaatatatgttcaatgagatggaaaacggggCATTTCCCCTATATGTCTAGTATAGGGACGTATAGGGACGTATAGGTATAGGGACGTCTAGTAAGGGGTCTCCAGAAGCCTtgagagcaaaggcgtaggattgccaatccggagatggcgagttcgattctcggtccggtctaggatgttttcgggttggaaacattctcgacaccctgggcatagtgtatccattgtacttgccacacaagatacatactcatgcaatggcgggcatagaaaagctttcaattaataactgaggaaatgctaatagaatactaagttgaaaagctaggccaagttccagttggaatgtagagccattgaagaagaagaagaagaagaagggacgaaaagcgttcatattttatttacgaACTTGTTCTCACCCCGGTAGTTGATATTCCGATTGCTATTCTATTGGAGCATACACGgaaataaaatcaggaaaaataATTTACTTATTTACAAATGCTTATCTACtcttccggtcaatgtcatcatatagtgcatatactcctgtatatatacgattatgatgcatcaccagtgctacgatgtgcacgtattacctggcaatctaactgcattgattgtctaccttttcagaattcccaataatATTCCGttgaatatcacaaaatttgtcAGCATCATTTAATGATGGTTAATTGTTTGTGCtaagggaaagaaaagtgcagtgggtatcggccaagttccccctggcggtgctaaaatgataagcgggaacaatacctaattccatttaaatcttttagtatcattagtgatCAGCACGCGTTATTATTTTATATGGGGGGCacgcatggaacatatttttcaacgcgggtgtcaggcggctgacccatgctcgaccaaaatagtaaaatttagctagaatattttaattttgtttgattatttttattttatttttatttttgccatcAAATGATTAGGAGCTTATTTTCAGCATCACATAACGCAAGAGAGGGTAAAACTCTGCGTTGCATAGAACAGCTTAGGAGGTCCCCGATTCGGTGCATTGTTGTACTGTCGTGTGGGGCATGGTTGTCCCGTGTCGTTTATGGCGATGTCGTTCCCGCATCTATGACGCCTTTGcttgaacaaatcattttatGTAATGGCGGGACATGTTAATAATTCATTCTAGTTCTAAAATATTTTGGTAGATACTTCTGGAGGCTGTCAAGGAGGTGGGAGGGACATTGCCTATGAGTGGCAAAGGCGGC comes from Armigeres subalbatus isolate Guangzhou_Male chromosome 2, GZ_Asu_2, whole genome shotgun sequence and encodes:
- the LOC134211437 gene encoding phosphatidate cytidylyltransferase, photoreceptor-specific-like, with product MSTEAELRRRNIGEGDSLGESQLKPEDISAQAPQESTTAESSDHVDSEEEKLPEEKYVEEMAKTLPQGTDKTPEVLGQALSGLPDRWKNWVIRGIFTFLMISGFCLIIYCGPLALMITALLVQVKCFEEIISIGYSVYRIHGLPWFRSLSWYFLVTSNYFFYGENLVDYFGVAVNRVDSLRFLVKYHRFLSFCLYCIGFVWFVLSLVKKYYMKQFSLFAWTHVALLIVVTQSYLIIQNIFEGLIWFIVPVSMIVCNDVMAYMFGFFFGRTPLIKLSPKKTWEGFIGGGFATVLFGLLFSYWLCQFQYFVCPIQYSESAGRMTIECEPSYLFQPQEYNFPLFGAVRSVTIYPFMLHSLSLSIFSSVIGPFGGFFASGFKRAFKIKDFGDMIPGHGGIMDRFDCQFLMATFVNVYISSFIRSASPQKLLNMVYSLKPEQQLQLFNQLKESLEERNIINQLN